The following are encoded together in the Bos mutus isolate GX-2022 chromosome 3, NWIPB_WYAK_1.1, whole genome shotgun sequence genome:
- the LOC102287844 gene encoding oviduct-specific glycoprotein, translating to MGKLLLCVGLLLVLKHHDGAAHKLVCYFTNWAFSRPGPASILPRDLDPFLCTHLVFAFASMSNNQIVPKDPQDEKILYPEFNKLKERNRGLKTLLSIGGWNFGTVRFTTMLSTFSNRERFVSSVIALLRTHGFDGLDLFFLYPGLRGSPARDRWTFVFLLEELLQAFKNEAQLTMRPRLLLSAAVSGDPHVVQKAYEARLLGRLLDFISVLSYDLHGSWEKVTGHNSPLFSLPGDPKSSAYAMNYWRQLGVPPEKLLMGLPTYGRTFHLLKASQNELRAEAVGPASPGKYTKQAGFLAYYEICCFVRRAKKRWINDQYVPYAFKGKEWVGYDDAISFGYKAFFIKREHFGGAMVWTLDLDDFRGYFCGTGPFPLVHTLNNLLVNDEFSSTPSPKFWFSTAVNSSRIGPEMPTMTRDLTTGLGILPPGGEAVATETHRKSETMTITPKGEIATPTRTPLSFGRRTAAPEGKTESPGEKPLTTVGHLAVSPGGIAVGPVHLQTGQKVTPPGRKAGVPEKVTTPSGKMTVTPDGRAETLERRL from the exons ATGGGGAAGCTGCTGCTGTGTGTTG gGCTGCTCCTTGTGCTGAAACACCATGATG GTGCTGCCCACAAGCTGGTGTGTTATTTCACCAACTGGGCATTCAGTCGGCCCGGCCCTGCCTCGATCCTGCCTCGGGATCTGGACCCGTTTCTCTGCACCCACCTGGTATTTGCCTTTGCCTCGATGAGCAACAATCAGATTGTTCCTAAGGATCCCCAGGATGAGAAAATCCTCTACCCAGAGTTCAACAAGCTCAAGGAGAG GAACAGAGGGCTGAAAACGCTGCTGTCCATCGGGGGGTGGAACTTTGGCACCGTGAG GTTCACCACGATGCTGTCCACGTTTTCCAACCGGGAAAGGTTCGTCAGTTCAGTGATCGCCCTCCTGAGGACACACGGCTTTGATGGTCTGGACCTCTTCTTCTTGTACCCTGGACTCAGAGGCAGCCCTGCGCGTGACCGATGGACCTTTGTCTTCTTACTTGAA GAGCTCCTGCAGGCCTTCAAGAATGAGGCCCAGCTCACCATGCGTCCAAGGCTGCTGCTGTCTGCTGCCGTCTCTGGGGACCCCCATGTCGTCCAGAAAGCGTATGAAGCACGCCTTCTGGGCAG ACTCCTGgatttcatcagtgtcttgtcTTATGACTTACATGGAAGCTGGGAAAAGGTCACAGGACACAATAGccctctgttctctctgcctggagacCCCAAATCTTCG GCATATGCCATGAATTACTGGCGACAGCTTGGGGTCCCCCCTGAGAAGCTCCTCATGGGGCTCCCCACCTATGGACGTACTTTTCACCTCCTCAAAGCCTCTCAGAATGAGCTGAGGGCAGAAGCTGTGGGACCAGCATCTCCAGGGAAGTACACCAAGCAAGCTGGCTTCTTGGCTTATTATGAG ATTTGCTGCTTTGTCCGGAGAGCGAAGAAGCGCTGGATTAATGATCAGTATGTCCCATATGCCTTCAAGGGGAAGGAGTGGGTTGGCTATGATGATGCCATCAGCTTCGGTTACAAG GCATTTTTCATAAAGAGAGAGCATTTTGGGGGGGCCATGGTGTGGACATTGGACCTGGATGACTTCAGGGGCTATTTCTGCGGCACTGGCCCTTTCCCCCTTGTCCATACGTTGAATAATCTCCTGGTGAATGATG AGTTCAGCTCAACTCCTTCACCAAAATTTTGGTTCTCAACTGCTGTGAATTCTTCAAGAATTGGCCCTGAAATGCCAACTATGACCAGGGATTTGACCACTGGTTTGGGCATTTTGCCCCCAGGAGGAGAGGCTGTGGCCACTGAGACTCATAGAAAGTCTGAAACTATGACTATAACCCCCAAAGGTGAGATTGCAACCCCTACAAGGACCCCTCTATCCTTTGGAAGGCGCACTGCTGCTCCAGAAGGAAAGACTGAGAGCCCTGGAGAGAAGCCCCTCACCACTGTGGGCCATCTGGCGGTGAGCCCTGGAGGGATAGCTGTGGGTCCCGTGCACCTTCAGACTGGACAGAAGGTCACACCCCCAGGAAGGAAGGCTGGAGTCCCTGAGAAGGTGACCACCCCCTCCGGAAAGATGACAGTCACCCCTGATGGGAGGGCTGAGACTCTGGAGAGGAGACTTTGA